From Pirellulales bacterium, one genomic window encodes:
- a CDS encoding ABC transporter permease, which produces MSRPADESKPFWRRLPGRFEAQDIAPLVSLAVLVLFFALATPAGTFLKPSTVVQILKQGSVLAIVSVGLTYVLLCAEIDLAVGMVALWTACLCGWLFERPFAAGKSGAGETSALIVAFVIAAPLLTSLLLGLVSGALTVWSRLPSFIISLAMMNIADGMSRWLTKSEKLAVPAVLKTIGNRGIEITDRLELPYSAMLAAVVFLIGHVVLQHTRFGRYVYMTGGNREAARLAGVRTGRIVIACLAISAVTAGVGGLVNAGRLNSVSLDQNADLLLSAVACVVLGGTSLFGGSGGMGRTVIGVLTFSVLKVGLNQVTWINDLARPLLMGLVLLVALVVNGLLSKEKT; this is translated from the coding sequence ATGTCGCGCCCTGCTGATGAATCCAAACCGTTTTGGCGACGCCTGCCAGGGCGATTCGAGGCGCAGGATATTGCGCCGCTGGTCAGCCTGGCGGTGCTGGTGCTGTTTTTCGCGCTGGCGACACCGGCCGGCACGTTCTTGAAGCCGTCGACGGTGGTGCAAATTCTCAAGCAAGGGTCGGTATTGGCCATCGTGTCGGTCGGTCTCACGTACGTGCTGTTGTGCGCCGAGATCGATCTGGCCGTGGGCATGGTGGCCCTGTGGACCGCGTGTCTGTGCGGTTGGCTCTTCGAGCGCCCCTTCGCCGCCGGCAAATCGGGGGCGGGTGAAACGTCGGCATTGATCGTGGCTTTCGTGATCGCGGCGCCCTTGTTGACGAGCCTGTTATTGGGGCTCGTGTCGGGAGCGCTCACGGTGTGGTCGCGGCTCCCCAGCTTCATCATTTCGCTGGCCATGATGAACATTGCCGACGGCATGTCGCGCTGGCTGACCAAGAGCGAAAAGCTGGCGGTGCCGGCTGTTTTGAAAACGATCGGCAATCGTGGCATCGAGATCACCGATCGCCTGGAGCTGCCCTACAGTGCTATGCTGGCTGCCGTGGTTTTTCTGATCGGGCACGTCGTGCTGCAACACACGCGCTTCGGACGTTACGTGTATATGACCGGCGGTAATCGCGAGGCGGCGCGCCTGGCCGGCGTGCGCACGGGGCGCATCGTGATTGCCTGCCTGGCGATCTCGGCCGTTACGGCGGGCGTGGGCGGACTGGTCAATGCGGGGCGGCTGAACAGCGTCAGTCTCGATCAAAATGCCGACTTGCTGTTGAGCGCCGTGGCCTGCGTGGTGCTGGGCGGAACCAGCCTGTTCGGCGGCTCGGGCGGGATGGGCCGCACCGTGATCGGCGTTCTTACATTCAGCGTGCTCAAGGTCGGGCTGAACCAGGTGACTTGGATCAATGACCTGGCCCGACCGCTCTTGATGGGATTGGTGCTCTTGGTGGCTTTGGTCGTTAACGGCTTGCTCTCGAAAGAAAAAACATGA
- a CDS encoding nucleoside hydrolase — MMRTFGRISLLFVAACSALSMIAAARAAERARPIPVIFDTDIGNDIDDALALGVIHALASRGECRLAAVTISKDNPLCAPFIDLVNTFYGRGDIPIGVVRDGKTPEDGNYLRGPVEARDGDQVRFPHKLQSGRDAPEAVALLRQTLAKELDGSVVMIVVGFSTNIARLLDSPGDQVSPLSGKELVAKKCRLLSIMAGNFGAMPVPEYNVHVDVPAARKVYAEWPTEIVASGFEIGLAIKYPAVSIERDFAYVPHHPLSEAYALYMKMPYDRETWDLTSVLYAVRPDRGYFTLSEPGTITVDEKNISRFAPSAAGKHRFLKVDAEQIARVREALVILASQPPDTCAKPASAK, encoded by the coding sequence ATGATGCGCACCTTTGGAAGGATCTCGCTGCTTTTTGTCGCGGCGTGTTCGGCGCTCTCGATGATTGCTGCTGCACGCGCCGCCGAGCGCGCCCGGCCGATTCCGGTGATTTTCGACACGGATATCGGCAACGATATCGACGACGCGCTGGCGCTGGGCGTGATCCACGCCTTGGCCAGTCGCGGCGAGTGCCGGTTGGCGGCGGTGACGATCAGCAAGGATAATCCGCTCTGTGCCCCCTTCATTGACCTGGTGAACACGTTCTACGGACGCGGCGATATCCCGATCGGCGTCGTGCGTGACGGCAAGACGCCCGAGGATGGCAATTACTTGCGTGGACCGGTCGAAGCAAGGGACGGCGACCAGGTGCGTTTTCCACACAAGCTGCAAAGCGGCCGCGACGCGCCCGAGGCCGTGGCGTTGCTGCGGCAGACGCTCGCGAAGGAGCTCGATGGCTCGGTGGTGATGATCGTAGTCGGGTTCTCGACCAACATTGCGCGGCTGCTCGACTCGCCCGGCGATCAGGTTTCTCCCCTATCGGGCAAGGAGCTGGTGGCCAAGAAGTGTCGGCTGTTATCGATCATGGCCGGCAACTTCGGCGCGATGCCGGTGCCGGAGTACAACGTACACGTCGACGTGCCGGCGGCGCGAAAGGTATACGCTGAGTGGCCCACGGAGATCGTGGCGAGCGGATTTGAGATCGGCCTGGCGATCAAGTACCCAGCCGTGAGCATCGAGCGTGACTTTGCCTATGTGCCGCACCACCCGCTCTCGGAGGCGTATGCCCTCTACATGAAAATGCCGTACGATCGCGAGACGTGGGACCTGACGAGCGTGCTGTACGCGGTGCGGCCCGACCGGGGTTACTTCACGCTTTCCGAGCCGGGCACGATCACGGTCGACGAGAAGAACATCTCTCGATTCGCCCCGTCGGCCGCCGGTAAACACCGGTTTCTGAAAGTCGACGCGGAACAGATTGCGCGGGTGCGCGAGGCGCTGGTAATATTGGCCAGCCAACCGCCTGATACGTGCGCCAAGCCGGCTTCCGCGAAATGA
- the serC gene encoding 3-phosphoserine/phosphohydroxythreonine transaminase: MQRVYNFSPGPAVLPLPVLEEVQRDMLALPGQGVSVLEIGHRTKWFEGVLDTTIQNLRRLLALPENYQVVFLQGGSRLQFSMIPMNLLAAGRAADYIVTGTWGQTAEKEARREGEVRVAYSSKETNFDRLPAAGELKLNPQASYVHITSNETIQGVQFLDEPDVGKVPLVCDASSDFLCRPLPMDKYGLLYACAQKNAGPAGVTVAILRDDVLAACTENVPTMLSFRQLAENNSLLNTPPVFAVYVVMLVTRWLLDDIGGLAKMRALNEQKARLLYDVIDESRGFYQGHAQPACRSLMNVTYRLPNDEVETAFLAEAKERGLWYLKGHRSVGGIRASIYNAMPLAGVELLAQFMSEFRKKH; encoded by the coding sequence ATGCAGCGCGTCTATAACTTTTCCCCAGGGCCGGCCGTGCTGCCGCTGCCGGTTCTCGAAGAGGTTCAGCGTGACATGCTCGCGCTGCCGGGCCAGGGCGTCTCGGTGCTCGAGATCGGTCATCGCACGAAGTGGTTCGAAGGCGTCCTCGACACCACGATCCAGAATCTCCGCCGGCTGCTGGCGCTGCCCGAGAACTACCAGGTTGTCTTCCTCCAAGGGGGTTCGCGTCTGCAGTTTTCGATGATCCCCATGAACCTGCTCGCAGCGGGGCGTGCCGCCGATTACATCGTAACCGGCACCTGGGGACAGACGGCCGAAAAAGAAGCACGCCGCGAGGGCGAGGTGCGCGTCGCGTACAGCTCGAAGGAAACAAACTTCGATCGATTGCCGGCCGCCGGCGAACTGAAGCTCAATCCGCAGGCGTCGTACGTCCACATCACATCGAACGAGACGATCCAAGGCGTGCAATTCCTCGACGAGCCCGACGTCGGCAAGGTGCCGCTGGTGTGCGACGCGTCGAGCGATTTTCTCTGCCGCCCATTGCCGATGGACAAGTACGGGCTCTTGTACGCGTGCGCCCAGAAGAACGCGGGACCGGCAGGCGTCACGGTGGCCATCCTTCGCGACGACGTGCTGGCCGCCTGCACGGAAAACGTGCCGACGATGCTCAGCTTCCGCCAACTGGCCGAGAATAACTCGCTGCTCAACACGCCCCCGGTGTTCGCCGTTTACGTCGTCATGCTCGTCACCCGCTGGCTGCTGGACGACATTGGCGGGCTGGCCAAGATGCGCGCGCTGAACGAACAGAAGGCCAGGCTTCTGTACGACGTCATCGACGAGAGCCGCGGCTTCTACCAAGGACACGCCCAGCCGGCTTGCCGCTCGCTGATGAACGTCACGTACCGACTTCCGAATGACGAAGTCGAAACCGCCTTCCTGGCCGAAGCCAAAGAGCGCGGCCTGTGGTACCTGAAGGGGCACCGCTCCGTGGGCGGTATTCGCGCCAGTATCTACAACGCCATGCCGTTAGCCGGCGTCGAGCTGCTCGCCCAGTTCATGAGCGAGTTCCGCAAGAAGCACTAG